From the genome of Spinacia oleracea cultivar Varoflay chromosome 2, BTI_SOV_V1, whole genome shotgun sequence, one region includes:
- the LOC110799562 gene encoding serine/arginine-rich splicing factor RS41 isoform X2 yields MRAIFCGNLEYDARQSEVERVFKRYGRVERVDMKSGFAFVYMEDEKDADDAIRRLDRSEFGRKGRRLRVEWTKQERDTRRPGGGARKPAANDKPSKTLFVINFDPIYTKSKDLERHFDAHGKIANIRIRRNFAFIQYETLEDATRALEATNMSKVMDRVITVEYAIRDDDRSNGHSPERRGRDLSPERGSYRRRSPSPYRRERGSPDYGHRRDRGSPDYGRGGRSEARGSPDYGRDESPANGRYHSRSRPEGRGTPDYPKDESPANGRYHSRSRPETRGTPDYAKDEGPANGGRYHSRSPPPRERSRS; encoded by the exons ATGAGGGCCATCTTCTGCGGGAACTTGGAATATGATGCGCGGCAATCTGAGGTCGAGCGGGTTTTTAAAAGATATGGGAGGGTCGAAAGGGTTGATATGAAGTCTG GGTTCGCATTTGTTTATATGGAAGATGAGAAAGATGCCGACGACGCCATCAGAAGACTTGACCGATCTGAATTTGGGAGAAAAGGGCGGCGTCTTCGTGTTGAATGGACCAAG CAAGAACGTGACACTCGAAGGCCTGGTGGTGGTGCGAGAAAACCTGCAGCTAATGACAAGCCTTCTAAAACACTGTTTGTCATCAACTTTGACCCAATCTATACTAAATCCAAGGACTTGGAAAGGCACTTTGATGCACATGGGAAAATAGCAAACATAAGGATTAGGAGAAATTTCGCATTCATTCAGTATGAAACTCTGGAGGATGCTACTAGGGCATTGGAAGCTACAAACATGAG TAAGGTTATGGACAGGGTTATAACTGTGGAATATGCGATTCGGGATGATGATAGAAGCAATGGTCACAGTCCTGAAAGAAGGGGTAGGGACTTGTCTCCTGAGAGAGGAAGTTACCGTAGGAGATCTCCAAGTCCTTATCGCAGGGAGAGGGGTAGTCCAGACTATGGACACCGCAGGGATAGAGGTAGCCCTGACTATGGCCGTGGCGGCAGATCAGAAGCTAGAGGCAGTCCTGATTATGGCAGAGATGAAAGCCCTGCTAATGGAAGATACCACAG TCGCTCTAGACCTGAAGGCCGAGGAACTCCTGATTATCCTAAAGATGAAAGCCCTGCTAATGGAAGATACCACAG TCGATCTAGACCTGAAACTCGGGGAACTCCTGATTATGCTAAAGATGAAGGCCCTGCTAATGGAGGAAGATACCACAG TCGATCACCTCCACCACGAGAGAGGTCGAGATCCTAA
- the LOC110799562 gene encoding serine/arginine-rich splicing factor RS41 isoform X1, whose amino-acid sequence MRAIFCGNLEYDARQSEVERVFKRYGRVERVDMKSGFAFVYMEDEKDADDAIRRLDRSEFGRKGRRLRVEWTKQERDTRRPGGGARKPAANDKPSKTLFVINFDPIYTKSKDLERHFDAHGKIANIRIRRNFAFIQYETLEDATRALEATNMSKVMDRVITVEYAIRDDDRSNGHSPERRGRDLSPERGSYRRRSPSPYRRERGSPDYGHRRDRGSPDYGRGGRSEARGSPDYGRDESPANGRYHSRSRPEARGSPEFVKDESPANGRYHSRSRPEGRGTPDYPKDESPANGRYHSRSRPETRGTPDYAKDEGPANGGRYHSRSPPPRERSRS is encoded by the exons ATGAGGGCCATCTTCTGCGGGAACTTGGAATATGATGCGCGGCAATCTGAGGTCGAGCGGGTTTTTAAAAGATATGGGAGGGTCGAAAGGGTTGATATGAAGTCTG GGTTCGCATTTGTTTATATGGAAGATGAGAAAGATGCCGACGACGCCATCAGAAGACTTGACCGATCTGAATTTGGGAGAAAAGGGCGGCGTCTTCGTGTTGAATGGACCAAG CAAGAACGTGACACTCGAAGGCCTGGTGGTGGTGCGAGAAAACCTGCAGCTAATGACAAGCCTTCTAAAACACTGTTTGTCATCAACTTTGACCCAATCTATACTAAATCCAAGGACTTGGAAAGGCACTTTGATGCACATGGGAAAATAGCAAACATAAGGATTAGGAGAAATTTCGCATTCATTCAGTATGAAACTCTGGAGGATGCTACTAGGGCATTGGAAGCTACAAACATGAG TAAGGTTATGGACAGGGTTATAACTGTGGAATATGCGATTCGGGATGATGATAGAAGCAATGGTCACAGTCCTGAAAGAAGGGGTAGGGACTTGTCTCCTGAGAGAGGAAGTTACCGTAGGAGATCTCCAAGTCCTTATCGCAGGGAGAGGGGTAGTCCAGACTATGGACACCGCAGGGATAGAGGTAGCCCTGACTATGGCCGTGGCGGCAGATCAGAAGCTAGAGGCAGTCCTGATTATGGCAGAGATGAAAGCCCTGCTAATGGAAGATACCACAG TCGCTCTAGACCCGAAGCTCGGGGTAGTCCTGAATTTGTTAAAGATGAAAGCCCTGCTAATGGAAGATACCACAG TCGCTCTAGACCTGAAGGCCGAGGAACTCCTGATTATCCTAAAGATGAAAGCCCTGCTAATGGAAGATACCACAG TCGATCTAGACCTGAAACTCGGGGAACTCCTGATTATGCTAAAGATGAAGGCCCTGCTAATGGAGGAAGATACCACAG TCGATCACCTCCACCACGAGAGAGGTCGAGATCCTAA
- the LOC110799562 gene encoding serine/arginine-rich splicing factor RS41 isoform X3, whose product MMTSHSIAGFAFVYMEDEKDADDAIRRLDRSEFGRKGRRLRVEWTKQERDTRRPGGGARKPAANDKPSKTLFVINFDPIYTKSKDLERHFDAHGKIANIRIRRNFAFIQYETLEDATRALEATNMSKVMDRVITVEYAIRDDDRSNGHSPERRGRDLSPERGSYRRRSPSPYRRERGSPDYGHRRDRGSPDYGRGGRSEARGSPDYGRDESPANGRYHSRSRPEARGSPEFVKDESPANGRYHSRSRPEGRGTPDYPKDESPANGRYHSRSRPETRGTPDYAKDEGPANGGRYHSRSPPPRERSRS is encoded by the exons ATGATGACTTCACATTCAATAGCAG GGTTCGCATTTGTTTATATGGAAGATGAGAAAGATGCCGACGACGCCATCAGAAGACTTGACCGATCTGAATTTGGGAGAAAAGGGCGGCGTCTTCGTGTTGAATGGACCAAG CAAGAACGTGACACTCGAAGGCCTGGTGGTGGTGCGAGAAAACCTGCAGCTAATGACAAGCCTTCTAAAACACTGTTTGTCATCAACTTTGACCCAATCTATACTAAATCCAAGGACTTGGAAAGGCACTTTGATGCACATGGGAAAATAGCAAACATAAGGATTAGGAGAAATTTCGCATTCATTCAGTATGAAACTCTGGAGGATGCTACTAGGGCATTGGAAGCTACAAACATGAG TAAGGTTATGGACAGGGTTATAACTGTGGAATATGCGATTCGGGATGATGATAGAAGCAATGGTCACAGTCCTGAAAGAAGGGGTAGGGACTTGTCTCCTGAGAGAGGAAGTTACCGTAGGAGATCTCCAAGTCCTTATCGCAGGGAGAGGGGTAGTCCAGACTATGGACACCGCAGGGATAGAGGTAGCCCTGACTATGGCCGTGGCGGCAGATCAGAAGCTAGAGGCAGTCCTGATTATGGCAGAGATGAAAGCCCTGCTAATGGAAGATACCACAG TCGCTCTAGACCCGAAGCTCGGGGTAGTCCTGAATTTGTTAAAGATGAAAGCCCTGCTAATGGAAGATACCACAG TCGCTCTAGACCTGAAGGCCGAGGAACTCCTGATTATCCTAAAGATGAAAGCCCTGCTAATGGAAGATACCACAG TCGATCTAGACCTGAAACTCGGGGAACTCCTGATTATGCTAAAGATGAAGGCCCTGCTAATGGAGGAAGATACCACAG TCGATCACCTCCACCACGAGAGAGGTCGAGATCCTAA